The following proteins are encoded in a genomic region of Candidatus Methylospira mobilis:
- a CDS encoding ArsC/Spx/MgsR family protein: MAIVEFFEKPGCQSNTRQKALLRDAGNEVAEHNLLTEPWTPALLRPYFGKEPVSSWFNPSAPAIKQGEIQPERLSEQEALAKMCASPLLIKRPLLRVGDRCCSGFESAALSFLGLDITPEGHTNRCARDSAHPAPSCPSPLVQGCEPANIEQ, from the coding sequence ATGGCCATAGTAGAGTTTTTCGAGAAACCCGGCTGCCAGAGCAATACCCGGCAGAAAGCCTTGCTGCGCGATGCGGGTAATGAAGTAGCGGAGCATAATCTGTTGACCGAACCGTGGACCCCTGCATTGTTGCGGCCCTATTTTGGTAAGGAGCCCGTCAGTAGCTGGTTCAACCCTAGCGCTCCGGCAATCAAACAGGGCGAGATACAGCCTGAGCGCTTAAGCGAACAGGAAGCGCTGGCGAAGATGTGCGCCAGCCCGCTGTTAATCAAGCGCCCGTTGCTGCGGGTCGGAGATCGTTGCTGTTCGGGGTTTGAAAGCGCCGCGTTGTCATTTCTTGGTTTGGACATTACGCCGGAGGGTCACACGAACCGTTGCGCCAGGGACAGCGCGCATCCGGCGCCAAGCTGCCCATCCCCTTTGGTTCAGGGGTGTGAGCCGGCGAATATTGAGCAATGA
- a CDS encoding nitrogen fixation protein NifQ: protein MQVQGFIKHSIKAAAAQNASLQPRAQAYQTGAPFAVAVPHKQTAEQIYQSLARHAHSASPNAEWVARILSSWHAGRGALPDYLGLLPEEFQALQKHLYGRALLSGISTVGREPDFSRMLERDDLKRLMMQSSAYPGRAETAWMAGILIAGCLGSDHLWQDLGLWNRSDLSGLVRYNFPELAAKNTRDMKWKKFIYKQLCEAEGVYVCRAPSCDVCIDHAGCFGPEE from the coding sequence ATGCAAGTCCAAGGCTTTATAAAACACAGCATTAAAGCTGCGGCTGCACAGAACGCGAGTTTACAGCCGCGCGCGCAGGCATATCAAACCGGGGCGCCGTTTGCTGTAGCCGTGCCGCATAAGCAAACAGCGGAGCAAATTTATCAATCGCTCGCTCGCCACGCGCACTCCGCATCTCCCAATGCGGAATGGGTGGCGCGTATATTATCGAGCTGGCATGCAGGCCGCGGTGCGCTACCCGATTACCTGGGGCTGCTGCCAGAAGAATTTCAGGCCCTGCAAAAACATTTGTACGGACGGGCGTTACTGTCAGGCATATCGACGGTGGGCCGAGAACCCGATTTCAGCCGCATGCTGGAACGCGACGATCTCAAGCGCTTGATGATGCAGTCCAGCGCTTATCCAGGCAGAGCGGAAACTGCATGGATGGCCGGCATCCTGATAGCCGGTTGCCTTGGCAGCGATCATCTTTGGCAGGATCTCGGCCTCTGGAACAGAAGCGATCTGTCAGGGCTGGTACGCTACAACTTTCCGGAGCTTGCCGCGAAAAACACGCGCGACATGAAGTGGAAAAAGTTTATTTATAAACAATTATGCGAAGCCGAGGGCGTTTATGTCTGCCGCGCGCCTTCGTGCGACGTTTGCATCGATCATGCGGGCTGCTTTGGCCCCGAGGAGTGA
- a CDS encoding YcgN family cysteine cluster protein, with product MHCFWEYKALADLSESEWESLCDGCGRCCLHKLEDEDTDEILFTRVACRLLDIDSCRCSNYPERRALVPECLDMRRSFTQLHWLPVTCSYRLHAEGKSLPFWHPLLTGNPASVHNAGISVRGFAIPESETDDPEDHVIEWLK from the coding sequence ATGCACTGTTTTTGGGAATACAAAGCGCTCGCAGATTTGAGCGAGTCTGAATGGGAATCGCTGTGCGACGGCTGCGGCAGGTGCTGCCTGCATAAACTGGAAGACGAGGATACCGACGAAATCCTGTTTACTCGCGTCGCCTGCCGGTTGCTCGATATCGATAGCTGCCGCTGCAGTAATTACCCTGAAAGGCGCGCGCTTGTTCCCGAATGCCTTGACATGCGCCGAAGCTTCACTCAGTTACATTGGCTGCCGGTTACGTGCTCGTATCGTCTGCACGCTGAAGGTAAGTCGCTGCCTTTCTGGCATCCTTTGCTCACAGGCAACCCGGCATCGGTTCATAATGCAGGCATTTCCGTACGCGGGTTTGCTATTCCTGAATCTGAGACCGATGACCCGGAAGACCATGTAATCGAGTGGTTGAAATAA
- a CDS encoding flavodoxin — translation MARVGIFFGSDTGNTRRVAKTLHKKLGDAADAPVNINKASVDDLLKYDALLLGTPTLGDGELPGVESGGQAESWLEFLPQLKGKDFSGKVVALFGLGDQEGYGHEFVDAMYFIYEVVKEGGATVIGSWPTDGYTFEKSKAVVDDAFVGLAIDHDNQSTLTEERIDEWLEQIKPELLDE, via the coding sequence ATGGCTAGAGTGGGAATTTTTTTCGGAAGCGATACCGGCAATACACGTCGAGTTGCAAAAACCTTGCATAAAAAACTGGGTGACGCGGCCGATGCGCCGGTCAATATCAACAAGGCAAGCGTCGACGACTTGCTTAAGTACGATGCTTTGCTATTGGGTACGCCCACGCTGGGCGACGGCGAATTACCGGGAGTAGAGTCCGGCGGGCAGGCGGAAAGCTGGCTCGAGTTTTTGCCGCAACTAAAAGGCAAGGATTTCTCCGGGAAGGTTGTAGCGCTTTTCGGCTTGGGCGACCAGGAAGGCTATGGCCATGAATTTGTCGATGCAATGTACTTCATATACGAAGTCGTCAAGGAAGGTGGAGCAACGGTCATCGGTTCCTGGCCGACTGACGGCTACACCTTCGAAAAGTCGAAGGCGGTCGTTGACGACGCTTTTGTCGGTCTTGCCATTGATCACGACAACCAAAGCACCCTGACCGAGGAACGCATTGACGAATGGCTGGAACAAATCAAGCCGGAGTTGCTCGACGAATAA
- the nifB gene encoding nitrogenase cofactor biosynthesis protein NifB, with protein MELPVLQDHQPAAKGGCSASSCGSSDDQVNLLPDTIREKIQNHPCYSEDAHHYFARMHVAVAPACNIQCHYCNRKYDCSNESRPGVVSELLTPEQAVKKTMAVAASIPQMTVLGIAGPGDPLANPERTFATFRMLTEQAPDIKLCVSTNGLALPESVDELAKANIDHVTITINTVDAEIGAQIYPWIFWKNRRIKGKKGAQILIDQQQKGLEMLISRGILVKVNSVMIPGINDQHLAEVSRVVKSKGAFLHNVMPLISEVEHGTFYGVMGQRGPSPDELMDLQEACSGDMNMMRHCRQCRADAVGLLGEDRGSEFTLDKIDAMEIDYQSAMEMRKNVQEGILADMESKRASKQQKAAPAVPDDTRPVLMAVATTGQNLINQHFGHAKEFQIYQASPQGVRFMSHRKTEQYCSGDSTCGEAESSLALTIRSLEGCEAVLCSKIGYEPWEMLEEAGITPNGEHAMENIEEAVMAVYLEMLKAGKLDDSVARERRAEA; from the coding sequence ATGGAACTACCCGTATTACAAGATCACCAGCCAGCCGCCAAAGGCGGGTGCAGCGCATCATCCTGCGGTTCCAGCGATGATCAGGTCAATCTTCTTCCGGATACCATCCGCGAAAAGATCCAGAATCATCCCTGTTATTCGGAAGACGCGCATCATTATTTTGCGCGTATGCATGTGGCGGTCGCGCCGGCCTGCAATATCCAGTGCCACTACTGCAACCGTAAATACGATTGTTCGAACGAATCGCGCCCCGGCGTGGTATCCGAACTGTTGACCCCGGAACAGGCCGTCAAGAAAACCATGGCGGTCGCCGCTTCGATACCGCAGATGACTGTATTGGGCATAGCCGGTCCTGGCGATCCGCTTGCCAATCCGGAGCGCACTTTTGCGACTTTCCGCATGCTAACCGAGCAGGCGCCCGATATCAAGCTGTGCGTTTCAACCAACGGTCTTGCGCTGCCGGAATCCGTGGACGAACTGGCGAAAGCCAATATCGATCACGTCACCATTACCATCAACACGGTGGATGCGGAAATCGGCGCGCAGATTTATCCGTGGATATTCTGGAAAAACCGCCGTATCAAGGGTAAAAAAGGTGCGCAAATTCTGATAGATCAACAGCAGAAAGGGCTGGAAATGCTGATATCGCGCGGTATTCTGGTCAAGGTCAATTCGGTGATGATACCGGGGATCAACGACCAGCATCTGGCGGAAGTCAGTCGCGTTGTGAAATCGAAAGGCGCATTCCTGCACAATGTGATGCCGTTGATCTCCGAAGTGGAACACGGCACTTTCTATGGCGTAATGGGGCAGCGCGGTCCCTCTCCTGACGAACTGATGGATTTGCAGGAAGCCTGTTCCGGCGACATGAATATGATGCGCCATTGCCGCCAGTGCCGGGCCGATGCAGTCGGGCTGTTGGGCGAAGATCGGGGATCGGAGTTCACGCTGGACAAAATCGATGCGATGGAAATCGATTATCAGTCGGCGATGGAAATGCGTAAAAACGTCCAGGAAGGCATCCTGGCCGACATGGAGTCGAAGCGCGCTTCCAAACAGCAAAAGGCTGCGCCGGCCGTTCCAGACGACACTCGTCCGGTATTGATGGCGGTGGCGACAACAGGACAGAATCTGATTAATCAGCATTTCGGTCACGCCAAGGAATTCCAGATTTATCAGGCTTCTCCTCAGGGCGTAAGATTCATGAGCCATCGCAAGACCGAGCAGTACTGTTCAGGCGACAGCACTTGCGGCGAAGCCGAGTCGTCGCTGGCGCTGACCATACGTTCGCTGGAAGGCTGCGAAGCGGTGTTGTGTTCGAAAATCGGCTACGAACCTTGGGAAATGCTGGAAGAGGCGGGTATTACGCCAAACGGCGAGCATGCGATGGAAAATATCGAAGAAGCCGTGATGGCTGTGTACCTGGAAATGTTGAAAGCGGGAAAGCTGGATGATTCCGTGGCCAGGGAGCGGAGAGCGGAAGCCTGA
- a CDS encoding NUDIX domain-containing protein: MNKPVTPLLAADTLIQLIDRPGKPIVLIERANIPYGWAIPGGFVDVGETLERAAAREAREETGLEVRLTVLLGIYSNPVRDTRGHTVTAVYVAEAVGTPKADDDAKNAGIFALEALPAPLAFDHAQVLEDFRIYLECGRVTPLR, encoded by the coding sequence ATGAATAAACCTGTTACCCCATTGCTGGCCGCGGATACATTGATTCAATTGATTGATCGTCCGGGCAAACCGATAGTGCTGATCGAGCGAGCCAATATTCCGTACGGATGGGCCATACCCGGCGGTTTTGTGGATGTAGGAGAAACTCTGGAGCGGGCGGCGGCGCGTGAAGCCAGAGAGGAAACCGGTCTGGAAGTGAGGCTGACAGTCTTGCTGGGCATTTATTCCAACCCGGTGCGAGATACGCGCGGACATACCGTAACTGCAGTATATGTGGCTGAAGCAGTGGGTACCCCGAAAGCAGATGACGATGCCAAAAATGCCGGTATCTTCGCCCTGGAAGCGTTACCTGCTCCACTGGCTTTCGACCATGCGCAGGTATTGGAAGATTTTCGCATTTATCTTGAGTGCGGGCGAGTGACGCCGCTACGCTAA
- a CDS encoding helicase HerA-like domain-containing protein produces MPSSPVLLYIGKSDDNYPALLPQMLNRHGLITGATGTGKTVTLQSIAERLSYIGVPVFMADVKGDLSGIGAAGTLTPKLEERVQELGLTGFTPYASSVTLWDVFSEKGIPVNATISQMGPLLLARLLNLVTAGCKLIQRAD; encoded by the coding sequence ATGCCCAGCTCACCTGTACTACTTTATATTGGCAAATCCGACGACAATTACCCGGCGTTGTTGCCGCAAATGCTCAATCGTCACGGCTTGATTACCGGTGCAACAGGAACCGGAAAAACGGTTACCCTACAGTCTATTGCGGAACGTCTTTCCTATATCGGCGTTCCTGTATTCATGGCCGATGTCAAAGGCGACCTTTCCGGTATAGGCGCTGCCGGTACTTTGACTCCGAAACTTGAAGAGAGGGTGCAGGAACTCGGCCTCACCGGTTTCACTCCGTATGCCAGCAGCGTAACCTTATGGGATGTATTTAGCGAAAAAGGCATACCTGTTAATGCAACCATCTCGCAGATGGGGCCACTGTTGCTCGCGCGCTTGTTGAACCTTGTCACTGCCGGATGTAAATTGATACAGCGTGCCGATTGA
- a CDS encoding 2Fe-2S iron-sulfur cluster-binding protein: MAKATVTFEDINVTVTVPAGTRIIEISEKVGAGITFGCREGDCGTCLMKVTEGWNNLSEPSVLEDKILRENFAGKHNRLACQAQVLGGEVKIRPA; encoded by the coding sequence ATGGCAAAAGCCACTGTAACATTTGAAGACATCAACGTCACCGTCACCGTACCGGCCGGCACTCGTATTATCGAGATTTCGGAAAAAGTCGGCGCCGGCATCACCTTCGGTTGCCGCGAAGGGGATTGCGGGACCTGCCTGATGAAGGTGACCGAAGGATGGAATAATCTCAGTGAACCGTCCGTACTGGAAGACAAGATATTGCGCGAGAACTTTGCCGGTAAGCATAACCGTCTGGCCTGCCAGGCGCAGGTGCTTGGCGGTGAAGTCAAGATTCGCCCAGCATAA
- a CDS encoding 2Fe-2S iron-sulfur cluster-binding protein, whose product MALITFSSPEYKDKTVYAVAGSHTQTLLKLAIENKIPIQFNCQDGECGTCMVKVSSIDDKNQRMGSHLTAKEIAVLKSQGKLTQKEIDEIALTDLPSDWRLACQMIVRDEDILVEY is encoded by the coding sequence ATGGCGCTTATTACTTTCAGCAGCCCGGAATACAAGGATAAAACCGTTTACGCCGTAGCAGGCAGTCATACGCAAACACTGTTAAAACTGGCCATAGAGAACAAGATTCCGATCCAGTTCAACTGTCAGGACGGAGAGTGCGGCACCTGCATGGTCAAAGTGAGCAGCATTGATGATAAAAATCAACGTATGGGCAGCCATCTGACCGCCAAGGAAATTGCCGTTTTAAAGTCGCAAGGAAAATTGACCCAGAAAGAAATTGACGAAATCGCGTTAACCGACCTGCCTTCCGACTGGCGTCTGGCCTGCCAGATGATCGTCCGGGATGAAGATATTCTGGTCGAATATTAA
- the istA gene encoding IS21 family transposase, with protein sequence MITDEVYVEIELLRKHGLSLRKIAEETGCAVNTVRRHLASDSLPRYERKKQRPTKLSPFEAYLQERQAAAQPAWIPATVLYREIAALGYSGGQSQLRAYLHSLKPTCAAEPVVRFETVPGEQMQVDWVEFRKGSNPLYAFCATLGYSRASFVEFVTDMKVETLIACHNHAFDSFGGIPQRALYDNMKTVVLERDASGEGEHRFHAGFLDYARHCGFVIKLCRPYRARTKGKVERFNGYLRRSFYVPLVAQLKQSGLTLDVVTANAEVRRWLKDVANERIHGTTQVRPSERLGEERLQELPAPWRGDIRAARPQSEAVVTAADRPVVVIERIAQETPLQHPLAVYDGLLEAIQSEREVAA encoded by the coding sequence GTGATCACTGACGAGGTGTATGTGGAAATTGAATTATTGAGAAAACACGGCTTGAGTTTACGCAAGATTGCCGAAGAGACCGGATGCGCGGTCAACACGGTACGCCGTCATCTTGCAAGCGATAGCCTGCCCCGATACGAACGCAAAAAGCAGCGCCCTACCAAGCTTTCGCCATTTGAAGCGTATTTACAGGAACGGCAGGCTGCGGCGCAACCGGCCTGGATACCGGCGACGGTGTTGTATCGAGAGATAGCCGCATTGGGTTATAGCGGCGGACAAAGTCAGCTACGTGCCTACCTGCATAGCCTCAAGCCCACATGCGCGGCAGAGCCGGTGGTGCGCTTTGAGACGGTGCCGGGCGAGCAGATGCAGGTCGATTGGGTCGAATTTCGTAAAGGCAGTAACCCGCTCTACGCCTTCTGCGCAACGCTGGGCTACAGCCGAGCCAGCTTTGTCGAGTTCGTCACGGACATGAAAGTGGAGACGCTGATCGCGTGCCATAACCATGCGTTCGACTCTTTTGGCGGTATTCCGCAACGGGCTCTTTACGACAACATGAAGACGGTGGTGTTGGAGCGCGACGCATCGGGTGAAGGTGAGCATCGTTTCCACGCTGGATTTCTCGATTATGCGCGGCATTGCGGTTTCGTTATAAAACTGTGTCGCCCTTATCGCGCCAGGACCAAGGGTAAAGTCGAGCGTTTCAACGGCTATCTGCGCCGCTCTTTTTATGTTCCGCTGGTGGCACAGCTCAAGCAGTCCGGGCTGACGCTGGACGTGGTCACTGCCAATGCTGAAGTGCGACGCTGGCTAAAAGACGTAGCCAATGAACGCATACATGGCACCACGCAAGTGCGTCCCTCGGAGCGCCTGGGAGAGGAACGCCTGCAAGAACTGCCCGCTCCCTGGCGCGGAGATATCCGCGCGGCGCGCCCGCAATCTGAGGCGGTGGTAACGGCGGCAGATCGTCCGGTCGTTGTTATCGAACGGATAGCGCAGGAAACGCCATTACAACACCCGCTCGCGGTCTATGACGGGCTTCTGGAGGCTATCCAGAGTGAAAGGGAGGTGGCGGCATGA
- a CDS encoding 4Fe-4S dicluster domain-containing protein, producing the protein MALKIIESCVNCFACEPLCPSKAIYEAKPHFLIDAKKCTECEGDHAEQQCAAICPIEGAILNAMGEAVNPPGSLTGIPPEKMAQAQAELRAH; encoded by the coding sequence ATGGCATTAAAAATTATTGAGTCGTGCGTTAACTGTTTTGCCTGTGAGCCTCTTTGCCCGAGCAAGGCGATATATGAGGCAAAACCACATTTTCTGATCGACGCAAAAAAATGTACCGAATGCGAAGGCGATCACGCTGAGCAGCAATGTGCAGCGATTTGCCCGATAGAAGGCGCAATACTTAACGCGATGGGTGAAGCCGTTAATCCTCCAGGTTCTCTGACGGGAATACCACCGGAAAAAATGGCGCAGGCGCAAGCCGAGCTAAGGGCTCATTGA
- a CDS encoding DUF167 domain-containing protein codes for MAHKKSEINSFCAWEGETLVLNILGTPGAKQDAIGKAKGNQLKVSVTAAPVAGKATDHMVRFLAKEFGVASNDIEVVFGRFNVNKQLRIKAPRKLPSVIDKHLSQET; via the coding sequence GTGGCGCACAAAAAGTCGGAGATTAATTCTTTCTGCGCCTGGGAAGGTGAAACCCTGGTGCTTAATATTCTAGGCACGCCCGGCGCAAAACAGGACGCCATAGGCAAAGCCAAAGGCAATCAGCTTAAAGTCAGCGTCACAGCCGCGCCTGTGGCGGGCAAGGCAACAGATCATATGGTCCGCTTCCTGGCAAAAGAGTTCGGCGTGGCCAGTAACGACATTGAAGTTGTCTTCGGCCGATTCAATGTCAATAAACAACTACGCATTAAAGCGCCCAGAAAGCTGCCCTCGGTAATTGACAAGCATTTATCTCAAGAAACTTAA
- a CDS encoding cupin domain-containing protein has protein sequence MQETIRHQDSGEEFYTPERCYITELSNLPGDPDASIARARVLPGVTTRWHRLKGVIERYYIVAGYGVVEVGELPPKEVHPGDVVLIPSMCRQRITNSGAEDLVFLAICTPRFLNEVYEDIDV, from the coding sequence ATGCAGGAAACAATCAGGCATCAAGATTCTGGCGAAGAGTTCTACACGCCGGAGCGTTGTTATATTACCGAGTTGTCGAACCTACCCGGCGATCCGGATGCGTCTATCGCCCGCGCACGTGTACTGCCGGGAGTAACTACCCGCTGGCATCGGCTGAAGGGAGTAATAGAGCGATACTATATCGTTGCAGGGTACGGGGTAGTAGAGGTGGGCGAGCTACCGCCAAAGGAAGTCCATCCGGGGGATGTCGTGCTGATACCTTCGATGTGCCGGCAAAGGATTACCAACTCCGGAGCCGAGGATCTGGTGTTTCTGGCTATCTGTACGCCGCGTTTTCTAAATGAAGTTTATGAAGATATAGACGTTTAA
- a CDS encoding SIR2 family protein, which produces MSQYQHIFEGLRANRIVPYIGPGAVSDARSALTGTAMPADSNSLILAMNDGKPMAPKLMYEFPRAAMNLELKRGRSFVEGFLTRTYANTKWTRARFHDWLAELAPHYVIDINRDSQLQDSYKNTPHLLIRGIARVAGTAYRFTVHQYDGSAYHEVTQEEADSDLPILFKPMGSPIPKPCFIASDADYVDYITELMGGFAIPSFLKEYRQGLQYLLMGMPLNRDSERMVMSDITWGAAEQRGWVLNSNPTDKEKRYCERIGLEIIPVEITGFLNEFQHPAQVESVAA; this is translated from the coding sequence ATGAGTCAATACCAACATATTTTTGAAGGCCTCCGAGCCAATCGTATCGTACCGTATATCGGCCCCGGAGCAGTGTCCGACGCGCGCAGCGCCCTGACCGGAACCGCCATGCCGGCCGACAGCAACAGTCTGATCCTTGCCATGAACGACGGTAAACCAATGGCGCCCAAGCTGATGTATGAATTCCCGAGAGCGGCGATGAATCTGGAGTTGAAACGTGGACGCAGCTTTGTCGAAGGATTTCTGACACGCACCTACGCCAACACGAAATGGACGCGCGCTCGTTTTCACGACTGGCTGGCGGAGCTGGCGCCGCATTACGTCATCGATATCAATCGCGACAGCCAACTGCAGGACAGCTACAAAAATACGCCGCACCTATTGATCCGCGGCATAGCACGAGTCGCCGGAACCGCTTATCGTTTCACCGTGCATCAATATGATGGCAGCGCGTATCATGAGGTTACCCAGGAAGAAGCCGATAGCGATCTGCCGATATTGTTCAAGCCCATGGGCAGTCCCATACCCAAGCCGTGCTTTATCGCTTCAGATGCCGACTATGTGGATTACATAACCGAGTTGATGGGCGGCTTTGCGATTCCCTCTTTTCTTAAGGAATATCGCCAGGGATTGCAATATCTGCTCATGGGCATGCCGCTCAATCGCGATTCCGAACGCATGGTAATGAGCGATATCACTTGGGGAGCGGCAGAGCAGCGAGGCTGGGTTCTTAATTCCAACCCAACCGATAAGGAAAAAAGATACTGCGAGCGCATCGGGCTGGAAATCATCCCGGTGGAAATAACCGGGTTTCTGAACGAATTTCAACATCCGGCACAAGTTGAAAGCGTTGCTGCATAG
- a CDS encoding FprA family A-type flavoprotein has protein sequence MNGCAHENAASAPVALSERIHWVGAFDPQLRTFDIILKTANGTTYNAYAVRGSAGVAIVDTVKEEFAGDFFTRLEQIAEYHEITAIVLNHLEPDHTGALPELMRRAPQARLYVSFMAQVMIKALLKQDALEYIAVNTGDSVSLGDRTLSFLHTPYLHWPDTQCTYVKEERALLSGDVFGCHFCDTRLFNDRVGDFRFSFEYYYAHIMRPFRKQVIDALQLIEKLDLSIIAPAHGPILRDQPQNYVARYRELASPRLKRDVSADEKTLLIFYISAYGNTARMAEAIYEAAHQVNGVRASLYDLAGGETNSFADMLEEADGLVLGSPTINGDAVKPVWDLLSSLAVINVTGKLGAAFGSFGWSGEAVRLIEDRLRGLKLRVPMQGLRVKLIPTLEEIEACREFGRSLGEELMSNRPARILDFTEELKSSYST, from the coding sequence ATGAACGGCTGCGCGCATGAAAACGCTGCAAGCGCTCCGGTTGCGCTATCGGAGCGAATTCATTGGGTGGGGGCTTTCGACCCGCAATTGCGCACATTCGACATTATTCTGAAGACAGCAAACGGCACTACCTACAATGCTTATGCGGTACGTGGATCGGCGGGTGTTGCCATTGTGGATACCGTCAAGGAGGAGTTCGCCGGCGATTTTTTTACGCGTCTGGAGCAAATAGCCGAATATCACGAAATAACCGCCATTGTTCTGAATCACCTGGAACCCGACCATACCGGTGCGCTGCCGGAACTGATGCGGCGCGCGCCGCAGGCCAGGCTGTATGTTTCCTTCATGGCCCAGGTCATGATCAAGGCGCTCCTGAAACAGGACGCGCTGGAATATATAGCGGTGAATACCGGCGACAGCGTCAGTTTGGGCGACAGAACCCTGTCGTTTCTGCACACACCTTATCTGCATTGGCCGGATACGCAATGTACCTATGTCAAGGAAGAACGGGCGCTATTATCGGGAGACGTATTTGGCTGTCATTTTTGCGATACGCGGCTGTTTAATGACCGGGTTGGGGATTTCCGTTTTTCATTTGAATATTACTACGCGCATATCATGCGTCCGTTTAGAAAACAGGTGATAGATGCGCTCCAATTGATAGAAAAGCTGGACTTATCGATTATAGCGCCGGCGCATGGCCCGATTCTGCGCGATCAGCCGCAAAACTATGTGGCGCGCTATCGCGAGCTGGCGTCGCCGCGTCTGAAGCGCGACGTGTCTGCGGATGAGAAAACGCTGCTGATATTCTATATTAGCGCATATGGGAATACCGCACGCATGGCCGAAGCTATCTATGAAGCCGCGCATCAGGTCAATGGCGTGCGCGCATCGCTTTACGACCTGGCGGGCGGGGAAACAAATAGCTTCGCGGACATGCTGGAAGAAGCCGATGGCTTGGTTCTGGGATCTCCGACCATCAATGGCGACGCAGTAAAGCCGGTATGGGATCTGCTGTCGTCTCTGGCCGTTATCAACGTAACCGGCAAGCTGGGCGCAGCCTTCGGTTCATTCGGCTGGAGCGGCGAGGCGGTGCGCCTGATCGAAGACAGATTGCGCGGACTCAAACTCAGGGTTCCGATGCAGGGGTTGCGCGTCAAGTTAATTCCGACCCTCGAAGAAATCGAAGCCTGCCGCGAATTCGGGCGTAGTCTGGGAGAAGAGTTGATGAGCAACAGGCCCGCCCGTATTCTCGATTTTACCGAGGAACTTAAATCGTCTTACTCAACCTAG